The Verrucomicrobiia bacterium genome contains a region encoding:
- a CDS encoding PQQ-binding-like beta-propeller repeat protein encodes MNSLIIGTNGYVAAIHPATGEMLWQTSLDTGGFLSSTSYQDVSVLIRENVIYAGVAGHLYGLHAETGKILWHNSLSGLGHNDISLAMEGVSVQFVQKVQRQNS; translated from the coding sequence ATGAATTCTCTTATCATCGGCACCAACGGCTACGTCGCCGCCATCCATCCTGCCACCGGTGAAATGCTCTGGCAGACCTCGCTGGATACCGGTGGTTTTCTTTCCTCCACCAGCTATCAGGATGTCTCCGTTCTCATCCGCGAAAACGTCATCTACGCCGGAGTGGCTGGACACCTCTATGGCCTCCATGCCGAAACCGGCAAGATCCTCTGGCACAATTCCCTCAGCGGCCTCGGCCACAACGACATCTCCCTCGCCATGGAAGGCGTCTCCGTCCAATTCGTGCAAAAGGTGCAGCGACAGAATTCCTAA
- a CDS encoding transglutaminaseTgpA domain-containing protein, with the protein MKSALNLMILLGFLCQGLTWDGYGLVLANIALWLACVNWPRRPVNIPQSFEGIALLTGAIGGYFLAKAFGQSTHFALGHGITLVQAVRLLRPLSARDKRFSLVAAFLHLGVGCTVVIDFRFVVILLGAVWLIPATLRELAGTDFKPTTTTATARPRFAWAQFAVLLLCAVLVFMLFPRGLLGSGGVPTIGGSQSSLMDSMLDPTGGGAAQSGRVIFEIQGDNLGYLRAIAMTEYTNGVWNGNPRRAAYTLNLVPPGQRKGHKNRSVRVKNVAHLGRSLPADGHVTAISGNFFSQPVQDSHEMLWAISTWQKANAVYEYSTDTTFARKSLFPQEIKALTQHPDPSPAVQQWVTNVIGNVTEPLARARKLEKHFQENFTYRIGAPRLSRLNSLEEFLLETKEGHCERYASSLALLLRMQGIPSRVVVGYVADQQNVVTGWRPVRFKDAHAWTEAWFPGTGWAQFDATPRSTIQRSIWDPEAWMEKADFVWNVYVVNFDGPSQRELMRVGTESVGHALGWMHERAEWLTLVLVVLMAIALWRRRSVNPEAVAAKKQQQRLAHAANQYGRMLAAFEKRGFTRAPQQTPYEFLMTLKQGIAPALSEAELITNHFCALRYGGAETEREEKEVEGALERLKKMTNA; encoded by the coding sequence ATGAAAAGCGCGTTGAATCTCATGATCTTGCTCGGCTTCCTTTGTCAGGGGCTGACGTGGGATGGTTATGGGCTCGTGCTCGCGAACATCGCGCTCTGGCTGGCGTGTGTGAACTGGCCGCGCCGGCCGGTGAACATCCCGCAGTCATTCGAGGGCATCGCGTTGCTGACGGGGGCGATCGGCGGCTATTTTCTCGCGAAGGCATTTGGGCAAAGCACGCACTTCGCACTGGGCCACGGCATCACCTTGGTGCAGGCCGTGCGATTGCTGCGACCACTGAGCGCGCGTGACAAACGGTTTTCCCTGGTGGCGGCGTTCCTGCATCTGGGTGTGGGTTGCACCGTGGTGATCGATTTTCGTTTCGTGGTCATTTTATTAGGAGCCGTCTGGCTGATTCCTGCCACATTGCGCGAACTGGCAGGAACTGATTTCAAACCGACAACGACTACGGCCACGGCCCGGCCAAGATTTGCGTGGGCACAATTCGCCGTCTTGCTGCTTTGTGCGGTGCTGGTGTTCATGCTGTTCCCGCGCGGGTTGTTGGGTTCAGGCGGTGTGCCGACTATCGGCGGCAGTCAGAGCAGCCTGATGGATTCCATGCTGGATCCGACGGGCGGCGGCGCGGCGCAATCGGGCCGTGTCATCTTTGAGATCCAAGGTGACAATCTTGGTTATCTCCGGGCCATCGCCATGACGGAGTATACGAACGGAGTGTGGAATGGAAATCCGCGTCGTGCCGCGTATACGTTGAACCTCGTTCCGCCCGGCCAAAGAAAGGGGCACAAGAACCGCTCCGTCCGGGTGAAGAATGTGGCACATCTGGGCCGTTCACTGCCTGCGGATGGTCATGTCACGGCTATATCAGGAAATTTCTTCAGCCAACCGGTCCAGGATTCGCATGAGATGCTCTGGGCCATCTCCACCTGGCAAAAGGCGAACGCGGTCTACGAGTATTCGACGGATACGACCTTTGCGCGCAAATCACTTTTCCCGCAAGAAATCAAAGCCCTGACGCAACACCCGGACCCTTCCCCCGCAGTGCAGCAATGGGTCACAAACGTCATCGGCAATGTGACGGAACCTTTGGCACGGGCACGCAAGCTCGAGAAGCATTTTCAGGAGAACTTCACCTATCGCATCGGCGCACCTCGTCTGAGCCGGTTAAATTCCCTGGAAGAGTTCTTGTTGGAAACGAAAGAAGGACATTGTGAGCGTTACGCATCATCCCTCGCGTTGCTCTTGCGGATGCAGGGAATCCCCAGCCGTGTGGTGGTAGGCTACGTCGCAGACCAGCAGAATGTGGTGACAGGCTGGCGTCCGGTCCGGTTCAAGGATGCCCATGCATGGACGGAAGCATGGTTTCCCGGAACGGGCTGGGCGCAGTTCGATGCTACGCCGCGCAGCACGATACAACGCTCCATCTGGGACCCGGAAGCGTGGATGGAGAAGGCGGATTTCGTGTGGAATGTGTACGTGGTGAATTTCGACGGACCGAGCCAGCGTGAGCTGATGCGGGTGGGCACGGAATCTGTCGGGCACGCGCTGGGCTGGATGCATGAGCGCGCAGAATGGCTGACACTCGTGCTGGTGGTGCTGATGGCCATCGCATTGTGGCGACGCCGCAGTGTGAATCCGGAAGCAGTCGCAGCAAAGAAACAACAGCAGCGACTGGCGCATGCGGCCAATCAGTATGGCCGTATGCTGGCGGCGTTTGAGAAACGCGGCTTTACGCGTGCGCCGCAGCAGACGCCTTATGAATTTCTGATGACGTTGAAGCAAGGCATCGCCCCGGCGTTATCCGAAGCAGAGCTGATCACGAATCATTTCTGCGCCTTACGCTATGGCGGTGCTGAGACGGAGAGGGAGGAGAAGGAAGTGGAGGGTGCGCTGGAAAGATTGAAGAAAATGACGAATGCCTAA
- a CDS encoding DUF58 domain-containing protein, whose product MRVTRTGFLLAGIAVALYLASLTSQSAFLLLPVGIIGGCLVLNIFGSRRSVRQVQVEPPASTSIAEGQSLSQPWRVENRSKRDVGQLTIESQGETLLQVGALNGKTQANIVPTRQFLRRGVYRFSELKLVSTFPFGLVKSARQVVAKGEVVVYPAIYPAPCPKAAGFDAVVGGKFHGQKRSAAGTHFAGLRPFHAGDPLKQIHWKSSSKGRGLMVKTFEEELSGRVAIITDAVGVADSVVLDDCLRAAGSLMFAALDAGHHVEWVNLATQMPELFPPFTDGQEILDMLARVEPLVSEPDGKRIGEAVGHVSRRSALSFVLTQVNASVEEALESLAAQGRSVTVYLPEGAIENLGRGVNILRYNAREVVG is encoded by the coding sequence ATGCGTGTGACACGGACAGGTTTCTTGCTGGCGGGCATCGCGGTGGCGCTGTATCTGGCGTCGCTCACGTCGCAGTCGGCCTTCCTGTTGCTGCCGGTGGGGATCATCGGTGGGTGTCTGGTGTTGAATATCTTCGGCTCGCGCCGTTCGGTACGGCAGGTGCAGGTGGAGCCACCGGCGAGCACATCCATCGCGGAGGGACAATCGCTCAGCCAGCCGTGGCGCGTGGAGAACCGGAGCAAGCGCGATGTAGGGCAACTCACCATCGAGAGCCAGGGCGAGACGCTGCTGCAAGTGGGCGCTTTGAACGGAAAGACCCAAGCGAACATCGTGCCCACGCGGCAATTCCTGCGGCGCGGTGTGTATCGCTTCAGCGAACTCAAGCTCGTTTCCACGTTTCCCTTCGGCTTGGTGAAGAGCGCGCGGCAAGTGGTGGCCAAAGGTGAAGTCGTGGTGTATCCAGCGATCTATCCCGCACCGTGTCCGAAGGCGGCGGGATTTGATGCGGTGGTGGGTGGAAAATTTCACGGGCAGAAGCGTTCAGCAGCGGGCACACATTTCGCGGGCTTGCGCCCATTCCATGCAGGCGATCCTTTGAAGCAGATCCACTGGAAGAGCAGTTCCAAGGGGCGCGGGCTGATGGTGAAGACGTTTGAGGAGGAACTGTCTGGTCGCGTGGCGATCATCACGGATGCAGTGGGCGTAGCGGACAGTGTGGTCCTGGATGATTGCCTGCGCGCGGCGGGTTCGCTGATGTTTGCGGCGTTGGATGCGGGGCATCATGTCGAGTGGGTGAACCTGGCCACGCAGATGCCGGAGCTGTTCCCGCCATTCACGGATGGGCAGGAGATATTGGACATGCTGGCGCGGGTGGAACCGCTGGTGAGCGAGCCGGATGGCAAACGCATCGGCGAAGCGGTGGGACACGTCTCCCGGCGGAGCGCGTTGAGTTTTGTGCTGACGCAGGTGAATGCCTCAGTGGAAGAAGCGCTGGAGAGTTTGGCCGCGCAGGGTCGCAGCGTGACGGTGTATCTGCCGGAGGGGGCCATTGAGAATCTGGGCCGCGGGGTGAATATCCTGCGGTATAACGCGCGGGAGGTGGTGGGATGA
- a CDS encoding MoxR family ATPase yields MSDRQSPATAIQGLISNISQAFIGKDETIAHAVLALIAGGHVLLEDVPGVGKTLLAKAIARSLSADFKRIQFTADLLPSDISGVTVYSQETHGFSFRPGPIFTNILLGDEINRATPRTQSSLLEAMEEHSVTVDGEVHRLAAPFFVMATQNPVELEGTYPLPFAQMDRFMVRLSIGYMSRESETKMLREQKEHDPLENVQAVMDCETLLRLQHQCRAIRVEESLLGYIVDIVHATRKDESLEHGASPRGSLDIQSFAQAIALKAGRDYVLPDDIKQAARLVLPHRLITKKGTRNVSVNARSVMDHLIDSVTVPL; encoded by the coding sequence ATGAGTGACCGGCAAAGTCCAGCGACAGCGATCCAAGGATTGATCAGCAATATCTCACAGGCGTTCATCGGGAAGGATGAGACGATCGCGCACGCGGTGCTGGCGCTCATCGCGGGCGGGCATGTGCTGCTGGAAGATGTGCCGGGCGTGGGCAAGACACTGTTGGCCAAGGCCATCGCGCGGTCGCTCTCGGCGGATTTCAAGCGCATCCAGTTCACGGCGGATCTGTTGCCCTCGGACATCAGCGGCGTGACGGTTTACTCCCAGGAGACGCATGGGTTTTCGTTCCGGCCAGGGCCGATCTTCACGAACATTCTTTTGGGCGATGAGATCAATCGCGCCACGCCGCGCACGCAGTCCAGTCTGCTGGAAGCGATGGAGGAGCATAGTGTGACGGTGGATGGCGAGGTGCACCGGCTGGCGGCGCCGTTCTTCGTGATGGCGACGCAGAATCCGGTGGAGCTGGAGGGGACCTATCCGCTGCCGTTCGCGCAGATGGACCGCTTCATGGTGCGGCTGAGCATCGGCTACATGAGCCGGGAATCGGAGACGAAGATGCTGCGCGAACAGAAGGAGCATGATCCGCTGGAGAATGTGCAGGCGGTCATGGACTGCGAGACGCTGCTGCGGTTGCAACACCAGTGCCGCGCCATCCGCGTGGAGGAATCGTTGCTCGGCTACATCGTGGACATCGTGCATGCCACGAGGAAGGATGAATCGCTGGAGCACGGCGCGAGTCCGCGTGGCAGTCTGGATATTCAGAGCTTCGCGCAAGCCATTGCGCTGAAGGCGGGGCGTGATTACGTGCTGCCTGATGACATCAAACAGGCCGCACGGCTCGTGCTGCCGCACCGCCTCATCACGAAGAAGGGCACGCGCAATGTGAGTGTGAATGCCCGCAGTGTGATGGATCACCTCATCGACTCGGTCACGGTGCCGCTGTGA
- a CDS encoding fumarylacetoacetate hydrolase family protein, giving the protein MKLIRFGEPGREKPGLILADGRRIDASAFGEDYNETFLANDGLARLAAWAEKNAATAPAIPAGARLGAPLQRPSKIVCVGLNYADHAKESGMEIPKEPVLFFKATTAYTGPYDGVTIPRGSVKTDWEVEFAIVIGKRASYVSEADALNYVAGYALHNDYSEREWQLERGGQWVKGKSADTFAPVGPWLATKDEIKDPANLNMWLKVNGKLIQNSNTRQMVFQTAKLVSYISQFMTLLPGDIISTGTPPGVGLGFKPPVFLKAGDVVELGIEGLGEQKQIAVAAQ; this is encoded by the coding sequence ATGAAACTTATCCGCTTTGGTGAACCCGGTCGCGAAAAGCCCGGTCTGATTTTGGCTGATGGCCGCCGTATTGATGCCTCCGCTTTTGGCGAAGACTACAACGAAACTTTCTTGGCCAATGACGGCCTCGCCCGCCTCGCCGCCTGGGCAGAGAAGAACGCCGCCACCGCTCCCGCCATTCCCGCTGGCGCACGCCTCGGCGCACCGCTCCAACGCCCCAGCAAGATCGTCTGTGTGGGCTTGAACTACGCGGATCACGCCAAAGAATCCGGCATGGAGATCCCGAAGGAACCCGTGCTCTTCTTCAAGGCCACCACCGCTTACACTGGGCCATACGATGGCGTCACCATCCCGCGCGGCTCCGTGAAGACGGATTGGGAAGTGGAATTTGCCATCGTCATCGGCAAACGCGCCAGCTACGTCAGCGAGGCCGATGCCCTCAACTACGTGGCCGGTTACGCTCTGCATAACGACTACAGCGAACGCGAATGGCAGCTCGAACGCGGTGGCCAATGGGTGAAAGGCAAGAGCGCCGACACCTTCGCCCCCGTCGGCCCCTGGCTCGCCACGAAAGACGAGATCAAAGACCCCGCCAATCTCAACATGTGGCTGAAAGTGAACGGCAAGCTCATCCAAAACAGCAACACGCGCCAGATGGTTTTCCAGACCGCCAAGCTCGTCAGCTACATCAGCCAGTTCATGACCCTGCTCCCCGGTGATATCATCAGCACCGGCACACCTCCCGGAGTCGGCCTCGGCTTCAAGCCCCCCGTCTTCCTGAAAGCCGGTGACGTTGTAGAACTCGGCATCGAAGGCCTCGGCGAACAGAAGCAGATTGCTGTCGCTGCACAGTGA